One Pseudomonas sp. C27(2019) DNA window includes the following coding sequences:
- the ccoN gene encoding cytochrome-c oxidase, cbb3-type subunit I produces MSTAIQENAYNYKVVRQFAIMTVVWGIVGMSIGVLIAAQLVWPELNFNLPWTSFGRLRPLHTNAVIFAFGGSALFATSYYVVQRTSQTRLFSDSLAAFTFWGWQVVILLAAITLPLGYTTTKEYAELEWPIAILLAVVWVAYAIVFFGTIAKRKTSHIYVGNWFYGAFILVTAMLHIVNHMSIPVTWFKSYSLYSGATDAMVQWWYGHNAVGFFLTTGFLGMMYYFVPKQANRPIYSYRLSIVHFWALITVYIWAGPHHLHYTALPDWAQSLGMAMSLILLAPSWGGMINGMMTLSGAWHKLRTDPILRFLVVSLAFYGMSTFEGPMMAIKTVNALSHYTDWTVGHVHAGALGWVAMVSIGSLYHLIPRLFGRDQMHSVALINTHFWLATVGTVLYIASMWVNGIMQGLMWRAINQDGTLTYSFVEALEAGHYGFLVRMIGGIFFLIGMFFMAYNVWRTVRASDTEKANAHARFTAGEAH; encoded by the coding sequence ATGAGCACAGCAATCCAAGAGAATGCTTATAACTACAAGGTTGTACGCCAGTTCGCCATTATGACGGTGGTCTGGGGTATCGTAGGTATGAGTATTGGTGTACTAATTGCCGCCCAATTAGTATGGCCAGAACTGAACTTCAACCTTCCCTGGACCAGCTTCGGCCGGCTCCGCCCTCTGCACACTAACGCAGTAATTTTTGCCTTCGGTGGCAGTGCCTTATTTGCTACATCGTACTATGTAGTTCAGCGTACATCGCAAACGCGTCTGTTCTCAGACAGCTTAGCTGCATTTACCTTCTGGGGCTGGCAAGTTGTCATCCTGCTCGCAGCAATCACTTTGCCGCTAGGCTATACCACCACTAAAGAATACGCAGAACTAGAATGGCCAATTGCTATTCTCTTAGCTGTCGTCTGGGTGGCGTATGCAATTGTTTTCTTTGGCACTATTGCTAAGCGTAAAACATCGCATATTTATGTGGGTAACTGGTTCTACGGCGCATTCATTCTAGTCACCGCGATGCTGCACATCGTCAACCACATGTCGATTCCAGTCACTTGGTTTAAGTCCTACTCGCTGTATTCAGGCGCAACAGACGCCATGGTGCAATGGTGGTATGGCCACAACGCCGTTGGTTTCTTCTTAACCACTGGTTTCTTGGGCATGATGTACTACTTCGTACCTAAGCAAGCAAATCGCCCTATCTACTCGTACCGCTTATCGATTGTGCACTTCTGGGCACTGATCACTGTGTACATCTGGGCTGGCCCACACCACTTGCACTACACAGCGCTGCCTGACTGGGCACAGTCACTGGGTATGGCAATGTCTCTGATTCTACTGGCTCCATCATGGGGCGGGATGATCAACGGGATGATGACCCTGTCCGGTGCATGGCATAAGTTACGCACCGACCCAATCTTGCGCTTCTTGGTCGTATCACTTGCCTTCTACGGTATGTCGACCTTTGAAGGCCCGATGATGGCGATTAAAACCGTTAACGCCTTATCACACTACACTGACTGGACTGTCGGCCACGTCCACGCTGGTGCACTGGGTTGGGTTGCAATGGTCTCAATCGGTTCGCTCTATCACTTGATCCCACGCTTATTTGGCCGTGATCAGATGCACAGTGTTGCTCTGATTAACACACACTTCTGGTTGGCAACAGTTGGTACTGTATTGTATATCGCCTCAATGTGGGTCAACGGCATTATGCAAGGCCTGATGTGGCGTGCAATTAACCAAGACGGCACTCTGACGTACTCCTTTGTAGAGGCGTTAGAAGCAGGTCACTATGGTTTCTTAGTACGCATGATCGGCGGCATATTCTTCTTAATCGGTATGTTCTTCATGGCATACAACGTATGGCGCACAGTACGCGCGTCTGATACTGAAAAAGCGAATGCACATGCACGCTTTACTGCTGGAGAGGCTCACTAA